A part of Armatimonadota bacterium genomic DNA contains:
- a CDS encoding MBL fold metallo-hydrolase encodes MPQSITFLGAARTVTGSKHLLELDGKKVLVDCGMFQGPRELRERNWLPLPVAAHELDAMVLTHAHMDHIGMLPRFVKDGFRGPAYATPSTIGLCRISLPDSGRIQEEDARYHARHGTSRHVEPKPLYDEAEAYEALKVLKPVHFWQWQQLPAGAQFRFMPAGHIIGSGFAEVYFENGERILMSGDLGRFDRPILKDPTPVEHAEYLVLESTYGDRLHDTTDPKQKILSVLRRAIEQRSCVLVPSFAIGRTQELLWYIRELTDEGLLDRIPIYVDSPMANAASLLYVEESEDLDQDMRCDLREGRSPFSSEFVRFVRDRNLSKQLNQMDGPMVIIAGSGMVTGGRILHHMKHRVADPSTIVMFTGYQADGTTGRDIQEGTRTIRLLGQDIPFNAQIERLDSLSAHADYGEMLKWLRNFKTPPRKTFLVHGEPPAQESLRQKIVDELGWDVVVPGQGETHEL; translated from the coding sequence ATGCCGCAAAGCATCACCTTCTTGGGCGCGGCCCGGACGGTCACGGGCTCGAAACACCTCTTGGAACTGGACGGAAAGAAGGTCCTCGTCGACTGCGGCATGTTCCAGGGCCCTCGCGAGCTCCGCGAACGGAACTGGCTGCCGCTGCCCGTCGCGGCGCACGAACTGGACGCGATGGTGCTCACCCATGCGCACATGGACCACATCGGCATGTTGCCGCGGTTCGTCAAGGACGGCTTCCGTGGCCCGGCCTATGCGACGCCCAGCACGATCGGGCTGTGCCGGATCAGCCTTCCCGACAGCGGCCGGATCCAAGAAGAAGACGCGCGTTACCACGCCAGGCACGGCACCAGCCGTCATGTCGAGCCCAAACCGCTCTACGACGAAGCCGAAGCCTATGAAGCCCTGAAGGTTTTGAAGCCCGTCCACTTCTGGCAATGGCAGCAGCTTCCTGCGGGCGCCCAGTTCCGGTTCATGCCCGCCGGACACATCATCGGTTCCGGGTTCGCCGAGGTCTATTTCGAGAACGGCGAGCGTATCCTGATGTCCGGCGACCTCGGCCGGTTCGACCGCCCGATCCTCAAGGACCCGACGCCGGTCGAGCACGCCGAGTACCTCGTCCTGGAGAGCACCTATGGCGACCGGCTCCACGATACGACCGACCCCAAGCAGAAGATCCTCAGCGTCTTGCGGCGCGCGATCGAGCAAAGGTCGTGCGTGCTCGTCCCGTCGTTCGCGATCGGGCGCACCCAAGAGCTGCTCTGGTACATCCGGGAGCTCACTGACGAAGGCCTTCTCGACCGCATCCCGATCTATGTCGACAGCCCGATGGCGAACGCGGCTTCCCTGCTCTATGTCGAAGAATCGGAGGACTTGGACCAGGACATGCGCTGCGACCTGCGAGAAGGCCGTTCGCCGTTCTCGAGCGAGTTCGTGCGCTTCGTCCGCGACCGCAACCTGTCCAAGCAACTCAACCAAATGGACGGTCCGATGGTCATCATCGCCGGGAGCGGCATGGTCACGGGAGGCCGCATCCTCCACCACATGAAGCACCGCGTCGCCGACCCGTCTACGATCGTGATGTTCACGGGCTACCAGGCCGACGGCACGACGGGTCGCGACATCCAAGAAGGCACCCGCACGATCCGCTTGCTCGGTCAAGACATCCCGTTCAACGCGCAGATCGAGCGGCTCGATTCTCTGTCGGCCCACGCCGACTACGGAGAGATGCTGAAGTGGCTCCGCAACTTTAAGACGCCGCCCCGCAAGACGTTCCTCGTCCACGGCGAACCGCCCGCCCAAGAGTCGTTGCGGCAGAAGATCGTCGACGAGCTGGGATGGGACGTCGTCGTGCCAGGCCAGGGCGAGACCCACGAGCTGTGA
- a CDS encoding Gfo/Idh/MocA family oxidoreductase: protein MRHPDVLPTGRPTIGSKRDWGELPHEERLGVGVVGLHEGHTMLVALRASGLCRAVAGCDLAEEKREDALAASPGLRVTADYDEMLAMTDVRIVCIYTPDSLHAEQIEKAFRAGKDVVCTKPLINDARQASRLLKAAKETGRRLQVGQSTRFYEPFLRQRELFEAGEFGEVECYDAHYDHRMDWYYEKSPWTATDTDWAYLGLSHPVDLVRWYLGDIAEVNAMVAQTSMGRKHAPQLFDVYSAHMRTRDRRKMGRVFGNYGITELPRSRSLIEGCLMGSKGTSIARYPDLRHSWIGADGIEKEEDYHHELAGYYYRHELKGMHYGEFANIIDSFARALIDGTPNSPDLREGLQTVLVMDAIVRSASEDRTVEVPMLDFG from the coding sequence GTGAGGCACCCCGACGTCCTCCCGACAGGCCGTCCCACCATAGGGTCAAAGCGCGACTGGGGCGAGCTTCCCCACGAGGAAAGGCTGGGCGTCGGGGTCGTCGGCTTGCACGAGGGCCACACGATGCTCGTCGCGCTGCGTGCGAGCGGGCTCTGCCGCGCCGTGGCCGGTTGCGACCTCGCCGAAGAGAAGCGCGAAGACGCGCTGGCCGCTTCCCCTGGCCTGCGAGTGACGGCCGACTATGACGAGATGCTGGCGATGACGGACGTGCGGATCGTCTGCATCTACACCCCGGACAGCCTCCACGCCGAGCAGATCGAGAAGGCGTTCCGCGCGGGCAAGGACGTCGTCTGCACCAAGCCGCTCATCAACGACGCGCGTCAAGCTTCCCGACTCCTCAAGGCGGCCAAGGAGACCGGGCGGCGGCTACAGGTCGGGCAATCGACGCGGTTCTACGAGCCGTTCCTGCGGCAGCGCGAGCTGTTCGAGGCGGGCGAGTTCGGCGAGGTGGAGTGCTACGACGCGCACTACGACCACCGCATGGACTGGTATTACGAAAAGAGCCCGTGGACGGCCACGGACACGGACTGGGCGTACCTCGGTCTCAGCCATCCGGTGGACTTGGTGCGGTGGTACCTCGGGGACATCGCGGAGGTGAACGCGATGGTCGCCCAGACCTCGATGGGCCGCAAGCACGCCCCGCAGCTCTTCGACGTCTACTCGGCGCACATGCGGACCCGCGACCGTCGCAAGATGGGCCGCGTCTTCGGCAACTACGGCATCACGGAACTTCCCCGCTCGCGCTCGCTCATCGAAGGCTGCCTGATGGGCTCGAAGGGCACGTCCATCGCCCGCTATCCCGATCTACGGCACTCCTGGATCGGCGCGGACGGGATCGAAAAGGAGGAGGACTATCACCATGAACTGGCGGGCTACTACTACCGCCACGAGCTCAAAGGCATGCATTACGGCGAGTTCGCGAACATCATCGACTCCTTCGCGAGAGCGCTGATCGACGGCACGCCCAACTCGCCCGACCTGCGCGAAGGCCTGCAGACCGTGCTCGTGATGGACGCCATCGTCCGATCGGCGAGCGAAGACCGCACCGTCGAAGTGCCGATGCTCGACTTCGGCTAG
- a CDS encoding MTAP family purine nucleoside phosphorylase produces the protein MAEADVAIIGGTGIGPRLAALGGEARRTAGLEWTLIDVDGLKVGLVQRHSAGHKVPPHRVDYVGMAQALREIGVQGCLASAAVGSLHADWAPETLAVCTDFLDLTCRRLTLFHDTVVHTPFAVPFPLAGALNTACLAVPVKARGECVYVGLDGPRYETPAEIRMLRTFGGDVVGMTASSEAIVMREAGVDYGCLAVVTNLGCGLGESVPHHGEVVDVMQTVGQTVVDVLLAAARLVP, from the coding sequence ATGGCAGAGGCGGACGTCGCGATCATCGGAGGCACGGGCATCGGCCCTCGGCTCGCGGCGCTGGGAGGGGAAGCCCGCCGGACAGCCGGCTTGGAATGGACGTTGATCGACGTCGACGGCCTGAAGGTCGGGCTGGTCCAACGCCATTCGGCGGGGCACAAAGTGCCTCCTCATCGGGTGGACTACGTCGGCATGGCGCAAGCCCTTCGAGAAATCGGCGTCCAAGGATGTCTGGCCAGCGCTGCGGTCGGATCGTTGCACGCCGATTGGGCGCCGGAGACGCTCGCGGTCTGCACCGACTTCCTCGACCTGACGTGCCGGCGCCTCACCCTGTTCCACGACACGGTCGTCCACACGCCGTTCGCCGTCCCGTTCCCCCTCGCCGGCGCCTTGAACACAGCTTGCCTGGCCGTTCCGGTGAAGGCCCGTGGGGAATGCGTCTATGTCGGGCTCGACGGGCCGCGCTACGAAACGCCCGCCGAGATCAGGATGCTGCGGACGTTCGGTGGCGACGTCGTCGGGATGACGGCTTCGAGCGAGGCGATCGTGATGCGGGAGGCGGGCGTGGACTACGGATGCCTGGCCGTCGTCACGAACCTCGGATGCGGGCTCGGAGAGTCGGTCCCGCACCACGGCGAGGTCGTCGACGTGATGCAGACGGTCGGACAGACGGTCGTGGACGTGCTCTTGGCGGCCGCGCGTCTCGTTCCGTAG
- a CDS encoding DNA-processing protein DprA: MALSRRTLTLALALTPGIGGKTVTRALTRNDLLGRSPDDFLRIGPEALREEYGMKVKVADGWHERKKAKVAEALQVEERLVPLGVSLVTAADAHYPRRIEQMDADPPGVLFLYGNTKLLEAKTACVLSSRGTTRAGLEAVEKLAEEHVLDGKAIVSGHDTPEYQRSAVVPLRYGAPRLLVLDRGLFRALGEELQDEPFRAARLWRYRFDPKTDLAVSSLNPEKDFHPNSNKVRDRLIAGLSMCLDFVEVRPGGNMESLAKAALRCGRAVRVSDQAEASEILQKLGARPFYPD, encoded by the coding sequence ATGGCCCTTTCGCGCCGAACGCTGACGCTCGCCCTTGCCTTGACGCCCGGTATCGGCGGCAAGACCGTGACCCGTGCTCTCACTCGGAACGACCTGCTCGGACGGTCGCCCGACGACTTCCTTCGTATCGGCCCTGAAGCGCTGCGCGAGGAGTACGGAATGAAGGTCAAAGTCGCCGACGGGTGGCACGAACGGAAGAAGGCCAAAGTCGCGGAGGCTTTGCAGGTCGAAGAGCGCCTGGTCCCTCTCGGCGTCTCTCTCGTGACCGCGGCCGACGCCCATTATCCTCGCCGCATCGAGCAGATGGACGCCGATCCGCCAGGCGTGCTGTTCCTCTACGGCAACACCAAGCTCTTGGAAGCGAAAACGGCGTGCGTCCTGTCGTCCCGTGGAACGACGCGGGCCGGACTCGAAGCTGTCGAAAAGCTCGCGGAGGAGCACGTGCTGGACGGCAAAGCGATCGTCAGCGGGCACGACACGCCCGAATATCAGCGGTCGGCCGTCGTGCCGTTGCGCTACGGCGCGCCCCGGCTGCTCGTCCTCGACCGGGGCCTCTTCCGCGCGCTTGGCGAAGAACTGCAGGACGAGCCGTTCCGCGCGGCCCGGCTTTGGCGCTACCGCTTCGATCCGAAGACCGACCTCGCCGTCAGCAGCCTCAATCCCGAGAAGGACTTCCATCCGAACTCGAACAAAGTCCGTGACCGACTGATCGCCGGTTTGTCGATGTGCCTTGACTTCGTCGAAGTCCGACCGGGCGGGAACATGGAGTCGCTGGCGAAAGCGGCCCTCAGGTGCGGTCGGGCGGTGCGCGTCTCCGACCAGGCGGAGGCTTCCGAAATCCTTCAGAAACTGGGGGCACGACCTTTCTATCCTGATTGA
- the nrdR gene encoding transcriptional repressor NrdR: MKCPYCGHTEHRVLDSRPAREGEAVRRRRECEGCSRRFTTFEAPERPRLFVVKRSGEREEFDREKVLTGMVTACHKRPVTLEALREAAQRVERDLFDLSDDEVPSSEVGDRVMRELHGLDPVAFVRFASVYREFDDPAEFARIVHRMDVAGFSPLALVAEN; this comes from the coding sequence ATGAAATGCCCCTATTGCGGCCACACGGAACACCGCGTGCTCGACTCCCGGCCCGCCCGCGAAGGCGAAGCCGTCCGGCGTCGGCGCGAGTGCGAAGGCTGCAGCCGGAGGTTCACGACGTTCGAAGCCCCGGAAAGGCCGAGGCTCTTCGTCGTGAAGCGGAGCGGGGAGAGGGAAGAGTTCGACCGGGAGAAGGTGCTGACGGGCATGGTCACGGCCTGCCACAAGCGGCCCGTCACTCTCGAGGCCCTTCGTGAAGCCGCCCAACGCGTCGAGCGCGACCTTTTCGACCTCTCGGACGACGAAGTCCCGAGCAGCGAGGTCGGGGACCGCGTCATGCGGGAACTTCACGGGCTCGACCCCGTCGCCTTCGTCCGTTTCGCCAGCGTGTACCGCGAGTTCGACGACCCCGCGGAGTTCGCCAGGATCGTCCATCGGATGGACGTCGCAGGCTTCAGTCCCCTCGCCCTCGTGGCGGAAAACTGA